In a genomic window of Branchiostoma lanceolatum isolate klBraLanc5 chromosome 12, klBraLanc5.hap2, whole genome shotgun sequence:
- the LOC136446349 gene encoding zinc finger protein 665-like: MEFICGPPVRNIHTEQTLNETRIKQEEAGDTGWQHDEQKNALRQETYSENQGTYNYFGATQPTGHPKNETYNSREQTPDTGRQQDEEKDVPIDETCGVDGTGSDGEVLPQVAVQSQTVQEGSHAAKPTYICWKCGYQDEHKGNMDEHISKHTVEKLHYMCGQCGFRSDHKAGMSLHMKTHAKPYKCDQCDYSAAQNAELEIHLAKHKGTHHENPYMCGECGYKTTRKSSLSQHMRTHTGEKPYKCDQCDYSAAIKSNLDQHLVKHTGEKPYMCGECGYRTARKTYLSLHMRRHTGEKPYKCDQCDYSAAIKPNLDQHLAKHTGDKPYICGECGYRTARKTYLSLHMRRHTGEKPYKCDQCDYSAAKKSSLDQHQRKHTGEKPYMCGECGYRTAHKSALSKHMTTHTGERPYTCDQCDYSAARKSHLVQHIMKHTGEKPYICGECGYRTARKTHLSLHMRTHTGEKPYKCDQCDYSAAKKSRLDQHLVKHTGEKPYMCGECGYRATQRGTLSLHMRIHTGEKPYKCDQCDYSAAIKRNLDQHLAKHTGEIPYMCGECGYRTTRKTHLSLHMRTHTGEKPYKCDQCDYSAASKPNLDKHLAKHTGEIPYMCGECGYRTTRKTHLSIHMRTHTGEKPYKCDQCDYSAAQKSTFVKHVARHSKPVSTCSWQ; the protein is encoded by the coding sequence ATGGAGTTCATATGTGGACCTCCTGTTAGAAATATTCATACGGAACAAACTTTGAACGAGACGCGCATCAAACAGGAGGAGGCAGGGGACACGGGATGGCAACATGATGAACAAAAGAACGCGCTGCGCCAGGAAACGTACAGTGAGAACCAGGGCACCTACAACTACTTCGGCGCCACCCAACCAACTGGGCATCCTAAGAACGAGACTTACAACAGTCGGGAGCAGACACCAGACACGGGACGGCAGCAGGACGAGGAAAAGGACGTTCCAATAGACGAAACGTGCGGTGTAGACGGTACCGGGTCTGACGGAGAGGTCTTGCCACAGGTAGCTGTACAGAGTCAAACAGTACAAGAGGGAAGCCATGCGGCAAAGCCTACGTACATTTGCTGGAAGTGCGGTTACCAAGATGAACATAAGGGTAACATGGATGAACATATAAGTAAACATACCGTTGAGAAACTACACTACATGTGTGGGCAGTGCGGATTCAGATCGGATCACAAGGCTGGCATGTCCCTGCATATGAAAACTCACgcaaaaccctacaaatgtgaccagtgtgactattctgctgcacagaatgCTGAACTGGAAATTCACTTGGCAAAACACAAAGGTACTCATCATGAGAACCCCTatatgtgtggagagtgtgggtacaaGACAACTAGAAAGTCTAGCCTCTCGcaacacatgagaacccatacaggagaaaaaccctacaagtgtgatcagtgcgactattctgcagcaatcaaatcaaacttagACCAGCATCTAGtaaaacatactggtgagaaaccctacatgtgtggggagtgtggatacaggacggctcGAAAGACTTACTTATCCCTTCACATGAGAAggcatacaggagaaaaaccctacaagtgtgaccagtgcgactattctgcagcaatcAAACCAAACTTAGACCAGCATTTagcaaaacatactggtgacaaaccctacatatgtggggagtgtgggtacagaacagCTCGAAAGACTTACTTATCCCTTCACATGAGAAggcatacaggtgaaaaaccctataagtgtgaccagtgcgactactctGCTGCAAAGAAATCCAGTTTGGACCAACACCAAAGAAagcacaccggggagaaaccctacatgtgtggggaatgtgggtacaggacagctcataAGTCTGCCTTATCCAAACACATGacaacccatacaggagaaaggCCTTACacgtgtgaccagtgtgactactctgcaGCAAGGAAGTCACACTTAGTTCAGCATATAAtgaaacatactggtgagaaaccctatataTGTGGGGAATGTGGGTATAGGACGGCCCGAAAGACTCACTTATCCCttcatatgagaactcatacaggagaaaaaccctacaagtgtgaccagtgcgactattctgctgcaaagaAATCGCGCTTAGACCAACATTTAGtgaaacatactggtgagaaaccctacatgtgtggggagtgtgggtacagggctaCTCAAAGGGGCACCTTATCCCTTCACATGAGAATCCACACtggcgaaaaaccctacaagtgtgaccagtgcgactattctgcagcaatcAAAAGAAACTTAGACCAGCATTTagcaaaacatactggtgagataccctacatgtgtggggagtgtgggtacagaacaaCTCGAAAGACTCACTTATCCCttcatatgagaacccatacaggagaaaaaccttacaagtgtgaccagtgtgactattctgcagcaagcAAACCAAACTTAGACAAGCATTTagcaaaacatactggtgagataccctacatgtgtggggagtgtgggtacagaacaaCTCGAAAGACTCACTTATCCATtcac